A part of Biomphalaria glabrata chromosome 3, xgBioGlab47.1, whole genome shotgun sequence genomic DNA contains:
- the LOC129924910 gene encoding uncharacterized protein LOC129924910 has product MNPFKMILPFILGITIASSNELAAVLEVTQGSQPTVYVLEENIVVLFHTCLCSLNSLQCRISKNMTNVEEKSLELGKSFDYESEYFCHYNMEVGLSCDRLKTSFQSVQCSSSKRSACTVEVLVAFGNSCPQRFVTLISSAPLNFQIVGSTDNLRNLFQCVASFSSETSIMSSTTSSLLTYTSTTTKEAPDNNIVVAMYVCGSLLVTVQLVCIVVVIIVWRKQKTIVTSRSPESIVRYEVRVLENRQLKKPEERNSSGNADSIRQYASMNGQSEEYVELGDYNFPLQESHQNTEVQAHHENVDEMNTTSRGNNEIATNVTGTETVQNNGNQNNSNDIDISSKTLVKALAELDTSML; this is encoded by the exons ATGAACCCTTTCAAGATGATTCTGCCATTTATCCTTGGAATTACGATTGCTTCATCAAATGAATTAGCAGCTGTTTTAGAAGTGACCCAGGGCTCACAACCGACCGTGTATGTCCTAGAGGAGAACATAGTCGTTCT atttcacACCTGTTTATGTTCATTGAACAGTCTTCAATGTAGAATATCAAAGAATATGACAAATGTTGAGGAGAAGAGTCTGGAACTTGGCAAATCATTTGACTACGAAAGTGAATACTTTTGTCATTATAACATGGAAGTGGGACTCTCGTGTGACAGGCTTAAAACTTCTTTTCAATCTGTGCAGTGTTCATCTTCAAAGAGGAGTGCCTGTACTGTAGAAGTCCTCGTTGCTTTTGGGAATTCGTGCCCTCAAAGATTCGTGACCTTGATCTCTTCTGCACCGTTAAACTTTCAAATTGTAGGTTCCACTGATAATCTAAGAAATTTGTTCCAATGCGTAGCAAGTTTCAGCAGTGAAACATCAATTATGTCTAGTACCACTAGTTCTTTACTGACCTATACGTCTACTACAACCAAGGAAGCTCCAGACAACAATATCGTTGTCGCAATGTATGTGTGTGGATCTCTCCTTGTGACTGTTCAGTTGGTCTGCATTGTGGTCGTCATTATTGTTTGGAGAAAACAGAAGACCATCGTAACCAGTCGTAGCCCAGAATCGATAGTACGTTATGAGGTGCGCGTTCTGGAAAACAGACAACTGAAAAAACCTGAAGAAAGAAATTCAAGCGGAAATGCAGACAGCATTAGACAATATGCCTCCATGAATGGCCAGTCAGAAGAATACGTTGAGTTGGGTGACTATAATTTTCCTCTTCAAGAAAGTCACCAGAACACAGAAGTTCAAGCTCATCATG AGAACGTAGACGAGATGAATACCACCTCAAGGGGAAACAATGAAATCGCCACTAATGTTACTGGTACTGAAACCGTTCAGAATAATGGGAACCAAAATAACAGCAATGACATTGACATTTCCAGCAAAACTCTTGTAAAGGCTTTAGCGGAATTAGATACGTCTATGTTATAA